The region ACATTCGAAATGTTATCACCGGTTACGGAAATCGCCGACTGCGATGCAAAAAGGGCCCCTGTGCCCAGATTCAGGAGAGAGTTAACACCGGGCATTACAGCCTCCCGTTAATTAATGAAGCCTGAGGCTTGGGATTGAAGTAACGTCCACGCGCGGAATAAACATTCTGTTCCTTGGGTGTAATTTCCTTGTGCAGAAAATCCAGCATGGAAGAAGACTGCTCCAGCAGGGCCTGAGCCAGCTGATGGTTCTTGGTGGCCTGCACACCGCATTTCTGCTCATGCTCATCAATCCTTCCCAGCAGCTTTTCAATATCCTTGCGCTGTCCGTCCTCGATGGCGGGAAGTACCTGTCCCAACCTCTGGGCCGCAGGGTCAATTTTTTGAATGAAGGACTTCAGAGACATACGCTCTGCTGAAATCTGGCGCATAAGCTCCTGAATTACCAGTTCTACTCCGGTAACTCCCTGCGGATCTTTATTCATAAGCAGGGAAAATTCTTCCTGAAGAAGCATAGAAAGCAACAAGACCGCCTTTGACTGCCTGTCAAGATTTGCCTTTATGAGCTTGATCATCTTTCCTCTCCTCCCTACCTAACAGCTTGTTTTTAATGCTTTTTTATATTTTTCTAATATTTCTTAACAAAATCTTATTTATATACCAGCAAGTTTCCTGCCAATTTCTTCAGCAGTTACCCCCTGTACATAAACTTTTGTGTCATGCTTCTGCTCAATGCTGCGTGCAAGCTCTTCAATTTTAGCCATGGCCTCGGTCCTGCTCAGGGGAACCTGCTCCTTGGATTCTGCGGCAGCATTGCGACTCACCTGCCGCTCAACACGCTGCTCAAAAGAGAAATCCTCATCTTCAAGAGAAATTCCCGGTTTGGGCAGAGGGATTCCCGGCAGTCCGTTGGAAGATTTGTTATTGACGGCAGTCAGATGGGCACCGTGCACGGAACCCTGACGACCGACTTCATCCAGAGTCTTGAGCGCAGTGGAATTACCGGTACCCGGCAGGGTGGACTTGCTGGCTTTATCCAGCTTGGAGCGCAGCTGGTCATAAAGCATGTCTCCCAACCCGATACCGCCGCCCTCGGCCAGCTTTTCGGAAAAATCCTTATCAAACATGGCCGTGTACTGCTTTTCATACTTGTTGGACAGATAGCCGCCATCAGGCACGTTCTTACGCATCTGCTGCCAGATCTTGCCCATGAAGACCGCTTCAAACTTCTTGCAGGCATCACGCAAGGCTTTTTCCTGCTCATTCCCGCCGGAAAGACGGTCGTTAAGAGAGGTAAGTTTACGTTTGAACCCCTGCAATTCCCTGCTTTCGGCATTAGCCTGTGCGTTGGCTGCACTCATTGCGTTATCGATCATTTTTGTTTCCTCCAGTTAGTGAACGGTCCCGGCATCAATTCAGTCGGGACCATTGTCTAACCGTTCAAAGCAATTAGTGTACCGAAGCTTAGCAGACCTTTATTTACAAGCATTAAGTAATTCAGCACAATCACATCAACTCAAGACTCTGACCGATTTTTGACCACCCTCCGCAAACGCAAAAAAGCCCGGCAGATGAGTGCCGGGCTTTTCCATATTATTCGGATTTGATTCTGACTAGATCACTTCCAGCTCCGCATGCAGTGCCCCTGCAACCTTCATGGTTCTCAGGATGGAGATGAGGTCACGCGGGGTGGCACCTATGGCATTAAGTCCGTCAACCAACTCCTGCAGGGTGGCACCCTCAACAAGCATCAGCCTGTTGTTGTCTTCTTCAACCTGAAGATCGGTTTCCGGGGTGGCCACTGTCTCAGCACCTTCGGGGGCGAACGGTCCGGGCTGGCTTACGTCGGCACCTTCAGCAATGACCACCTGCAGGTTGCCGTGGGCGATTGCGACCTTGGTAAGGCGTACGTTGCGTCCCAGAACCACTGTTCCGGTCTTTTCGTCAACCACGACCTTGGCCTTGGTGTCCGGTGAAATTTCAATATTTTCAAGGGCGGCCATGAGCGGAACCATGTTGCCCCGGAAATGTTCGGGAATAGCCAGATCAACGGTAGAAGCATCCACCGCATTGGCAAAAGAACCGCCCACAACATTATTGATTCTCTTCACAACCTGCATGGTGGTGCCGAAATCGGAAACACCGAGATTGATGGTAATCTTCTGCTGACGGTTGAAATCAAAAGGAACAGAACGTTCAATGGTGGCACCGGAAGGAATACGGGCCACGGTAACCACGTTCTTGGAGGCTGTGGCCGCTTCGCCGCCTGCGGAAAAACCGCCTACGGTGAGCGCGCCCTGCGCAAGAGCATAAACCTTGCCGTCAATACCTTTCAAAGGAGTCATGAGCAGCACTCCGCCGAACAGGGACTTACTGTCACCGATGGATGAAACAGTTACATCAAGGGGCGCACCGGGTTTGGCGGAGACAGGCATTTTAGCGGTGACCATAACTGCGGCTACGTTCTTGGGCTTGATGGAAGCACGGTCAACCTGAACACCCATTTTTTCCAGCATGTTGATCATGGAGGTGATGGTGAATGCGGAGTTGGTTCCGTCCCCCGTTCCCGAGAGACCGACAACCAGACCGTAGCCGACCAGATCGTTGTCTCGCACGCCGCTGAAAGAGGAAATATCCTTCAGTCTGACCGCTTCCGCGGACTGCGCGCTCATGAGTACGATAAACAGGGGCATCATGGCTGCCGCAAGCCCTGCTGATATTCTGTTCATCCTGTTAGCGAATTTCATTCTTTCCTCCATGTGTGCCTCTGGCAGCCTCGCGGGGCGCCCTGCCGGGGGCCTTAAACCCTTTTGCAAAAGGGTTTAAGAATCCCAAAACCTTTTATTATGGCTTCGCCGTTTGTATTTATAAACTTTTAATAAAACCAGTTCAAACCTTAGAAAGGCCAGACGTTGTCGAGAATTCTGGAAAGCCATCCGGGTCTCTGCTTGTCAGCAAGAATACCGCGCCCGTAGACTTCGATATGCGCATCAGCAAGATAGCTGGATGCCACGGTGTTGCTGGGGCCGATATCGCGCTGACGAAGCAGTCCGCGCACAACCAGCACCTGAGTTTCATCATTGATGCGCACCTGACGCGCACCTTCCACCTGCATCACGTTGCCCGGAAGAACCCGAACCACCCTGCAGGCCACTGAAGCGGTGAGGGTTGACTCGTTTTTGGTCTCACCGGTACTTGAAAATTTGTTTGAAGTTGCTGAACCGATCAGCGGAGTATCTCCGGCACCGCCTTTCATATTAAAAGGATCAACAGCAGTGGCGATACCGGCACTGAATGCTGTCACCGCCAGACTGGTATCGTTTGTTTTCTCTGCCTTGGAGTCAGAGGTGTGCTTGGCTTTGCTGGTCTCGGAAACAGTTACCACAACGATATCACCGATGCGCCGGGCACGGTTGTCATCAAACAGATACTCGGAATCGGTAGCCGCAAAAAGGGAACCGGGATTATTCATGGGTTCCGGCTCGTATTGGGCAGGCGGAGTCATGACCGGCATGGGGGTCGGAGCCTGCTTGGCAGGGGAACACCCCGCGCAAATGGCCGATAAAAGCAGTACTGCCAGCATTGATTTTTTCATTTTATTTATTCCTCCGCTTACTTACTTGACCTGAACTGTCTGGGCATTGACGACTGTCGCAACCACTTTACGCTTACTTTGCAAATTACGGACCGTAATAGTCTGCCCGACTCCGCCGTCTTCAAGGGCTTCCACCGGGACGGTCAGCTTCAAGCTTCTGCTTCTAAATACGAGGGTAACCTTCTCACCCCTTGCGATAACCGGGGCAGGTT is a window of Desulfovibrio sp. JC010 DNA encoding:
- a CDS encoding rod-binding protein, with protein sequence MIDNAMSAANAQANAESRELQGFKRKLTSLNDRLSGGNEQEKALRDACKKFEAVFMGKIWQQMRKNVPDGGYLSNKYEKQYTAMFDKDFSEKLAEGGGIGLGDMLYDQLRSKLDKASKSTLPGTGNSTALKTLDEVGRQGSVHGAHLTAVNNKSSNGLPGIPLPKPGISLEDEDFSFEQRVERQVSRNAAAESKEQVPLSRTEAMAKIEELARSIEQKHDTKVYVQGVTAEEIGRKLAGI
- the flgN gene encoding flagellar export chaperone FlgN, whose protein sequence is MIKLIKANLDRQSKAVLLLSMLLQEEFSLLMNKDPQGVTGVELVIQELMRQISAERMSLKSFIQKIDPAAQRLGQVLPAIEDGQRKDIEKLLGRIDEHEQKCGVQATKNHQLAQALLEQSSSMLDFLHKEITPKEQNVYSARGRYFNPKPQASLINGRL
- a CDS encoding flagellar basal body L-ring protein FlgH, whose amino-acid sequence is MKKSMLAVLLLSAICAGCSPAKQAPTPMPVMTPPAQYEPEPMNNPGSLFAATDSEYLFDDNRARRIGDIVVVTVSETSKAKHTSDSKAEKTNDTSLAVTAFSAGIATAVDPFNMKGGAGDTPLIGSATSNKFSSTGETKNESTLTASVACRVVRVLPGNVMQVEGARQVRINDETQVLVVRGLLRQRDIGPSNTVASSYLADAHIEVYGRGILADKQRPGWLSRILDNVWPF
- a CDS encoding flagellar basal body P-ring protein FlgI, coding for MKFANRMNRISAGLAAAMMPLFIVLMSAQSAEAVRLKDISSFSGVRDNDLVGYGLVVGLSGTGDGTNSAFTITSMINMLEKMGVQVDRASIKPKNVAAVMVTAKMPVSAKPGAPLDVTVSSIGDSKSLFGGVLLMTPLKGIDGKVYALAQGALTVGGFSAGGEAATASKNVVTVARIPSGATIERSVPFDFNRQQKITINLGVSDFGTTMQVVKRINNVVGGSFANAVDASTVDLAIPEHFRGNMVPLMAALENIEISPDTKAKVVVDEKTGTVVLGRNVRLTKVAIAHGNLQVVIAEGADVSQPGPFAPEGAETVATPETDLQVEEDNNRLMLVEGATLQELVDGLNAIGATPRDLISILRTMKVAGALHAELEVI